In Bos indicus isolate NIAB-ARS_2022 breed Sahiwal x Tharparkar chromosome 2, NIAB-ARS_B.indTharparkar_mat_pri_1.0, whole genome shotgun sequence, a single genomic region encodes these proteins:
- the PEF1 gene encoding peflin: MASYPYGQGCPGAGGQAPGAPPGSYYPGPPHGGGQYGSGVPPGGGYGGGPAPGGPYGPPAGGGPYGHPHPGGLPSGTPGGPYGGAAPGGPYGTPPPNSFGAGPYGQGPPPPGGVPPNVDPEAYSWFQSVDSDHSGYISIKELKQALVNSNWSSFNDETCLMMINMFDKTKSGRIDVYGFSALWKFIQQWKNLFQQYDRDCSGSISYTELQQALSQMGYNLSPQFTQLLVSRYCPRSANPAMQLDRFIQVCTQLQVLTEAFREKDTAVQGSVRLSFEDFVTMTASRML, encoded by the exons GGCTGCCCAGGAGCTGGGGGACAAGCACCCGGAGCCCCTCCGGGTAGCTACTACCCCGGACCCCCCCACGGTGGAGGGCAGTATGGGAGCGGGGTACCCCCTGGTGGCGGATATGGAGGAGGTCCTGCCCCTGGAGGGCCTTACGGACCACCAGCTGGTGGAGGACCCTATGGACACCCCCACCCTGGGGGGCTCCCTTCTGGAACTCCAGGAGGACCCTATGGTGGCGCAGCCCCAGGGGGCCCCTATGGTACACCACCTCCAAATTCCTTCGGTGCCGGACCTTATGGACAGGGACCACCTCCTCCAG GTGGCGTCCCTCCCAATGTGGATCCCGAGGCTTACTCCTGGTTCCAGTCAGTGGACTCTGATCACAGTGGCTACATCTCCATCAAGGAGCTGAAGCAGGCCCTGGTCAACTCCAACTGGTCCTCGTTCAATGACGAGACGTGCCTTATGATGATAA ACATGTTTGACAAGACCAAGTCAGGCCGCATCGACGTCTACGGTTTCTCCGCCCTGTGGAAGTTCATCCAGCAGTGGAAGAACCTCTTCCAGCAGTATGACCGGGACTGCTCGGGCTCCATTAGCTACACAGAGCTGCAGCAAG CTCTGTCCCAGATGGGCTACAACCTGAGCCCCCAGTTCACCCAGCTCCTGGTCTCCCGCTACTGCCCGCGCTCCGCCAATCCCGCCATGCAGCTGGATCGCTTCATCCAGGTCTGCACCCAGCTGCAGGTGCTGACCGAGGCCTTCCGGGAGAAGGACACAGCTGTGCAGGGCAGCGTTCGGCTCAGCTTCGAGGACTTCGTCACCATGACAGCCTCTCGGATGCTATGA
- the HCRTR1 gene encoding orexin/Hypocretin receptor type 1, with product MEPSATPGPQMGVPTEGRERSPEPPDYEDEFLRYLWRDYLYPKQYEWVLIAAYVAVFFIALVGNTLVCLAVWRNHHMRTVTNYFIVNLSLADVLVTAICLPASLLVDITESWLFGHALCKVIPYLQAVSVSVAVLTLSFIALDRWYAICHPLLFKSTARRARGSILGIWAVSLAVMVPQAAVMECSSVLPELANRTRLFSVCDERWADDLYPKIYHSCFFIVTYLAPLGLMAMAYFQIFRKLWGRQIPGTTSALVRNWKRPSVQLEEQGQGLGAEPQPRARAFLAEVKQMRARRKTAKMLMVVLLVFALCYLPISVLNVLKRVFGMFRQASDREAVYACFTFSHWLVYANSAANPIIYNFLSGKFREQFKAAFSCCLPGLGPCVSLKVPSPRSSASHKSLSLQSRCSVSKASEHVLLTSVTTVLP from the exons ATGGAGCCCTCAGCCACCCCAGGGCCCCAGATGGGGGTCCCCACGGAGGGCAGGGAACGGTCCCCGGAGCCTCCAGACTATGAAGACGAGTTTCTCCGCTATCTGTGGCGTGATTATCTGTACCCGAAGCAGTACGAGTGGGTCCTCATCGCAGCCTACGTGGCTGTGTTCTTCATAGCCCTGGTGGGCAACACACTGG TGTGCCTGGCCGTGTGGCGCAACCACCACATGAGGACCGTCACCAACTACTTCATCGTCAACCTGTCCCTGGCCGACGTGCTGGTGACGGCCATCTGCCTGCCGGCTAGCTTGTTAGTAGACATCACTGAATCCTGGCTCTTCGGCCATGCCCTCTGCAAGGTCATCCCCTATCTACAG GCCGTGTCTGTGTCCGTGGCAGTGCTGACCCTCAGCTTCATCGCCTTGGACCGCTGGTATGCCATCTGCCACCCTCTGCTGTTCAAGAGCACTGCCCGGCGTGCCCGGGGCTCCATCCTGGGTATCTGGGCTGTGTCGCTGGCCGTCATGGTGCCCCAGGCTGCGGTCATGGAATGCAGCAGTGTGCTGCCCGAGCTAGCCAACCGCACCCGGCTCTTCTCCGTCTGTGATGAACGCTGGGCTG ATGATCTCTACCCCAAGATCTACCACAGTTGCTTCTTCATCGTCACCTACCTGGCCCCGCTGGGTCTCATGGCCATGGCCTATTTCCAGATCTTCCGCAAGCTCTGGGGCCGCCAG ATCCCTGGCACCACGTCAGCCCTGGTCAGGAACTGGAAGCGGCCCTCAGTCCAGCTGGAGGAGCAGGGGCAAGGCCTGGGTGCAGAGCCCCAGCCTCGGGCCCGCGCCTTCCTGGCCGAGGTGAAGCAGATGCGGGCTCGGAGGAAGACAGCCAAGATGCTGATGGTGGTGCTGCTGGTCTTTGCCCTCTGCTACCTGCCCATCAGTGTCCTCAACGTCCTCAAGAG GGTGTTTGGGATGTTCCGCCAAGCCAGCGACCGGGAAGCTGTCTATGCCTGCTTCACTTTCTCCCACTGGCTGGTGTATGCCAACAGCGCTGCCAACCCCATCATCTACAACTTCCTCAGTG GCAAGTTCCGGGAGCAGTTTAAGGctgccttctcctgctgcctgccTGGCCTGGGTCCCTGCGTCTCTCTGAAGGTCCCCAGCCCTCGCTCCTCTGCCAGCCACAAGTCCTTGTCCTTGCAGAGCCGGTGCTCCGTCTCCAAAGCCTCGGAGCACGTGCTGCTCACCAGCGTCACCACGGTGCTGCCCTGA